One genomic segment of Microcella indica includes these proteins:
- a CDS encoding PLP-dependent aminotransferase family protein, translating into MPSLTPRRLAAQLGDWRPSNGDPLYAALADRIRLLILDGRITLGARLPAERQLAQHEDLSRTTVAGAYARLRELGFLQSVRGSGSVARLPDGPGIPEPTATTAGLLEFSKATLTAIPLVADAARDAAAMLPQHLGLAGFDLYGLTELRQEIADRYTRRGLPTTVDEVMVTLGAQHAISLVARTLVARGDRVLVESPSYPHALEAFQQVGARLVTVPVTTESGWYDEALEQVFPRTAPALAYLMPDFHNPTTRTMPAAQRARVVALAERHGTTIVADETMSDLGFDTDAPPPLGVHGTVITIGSVGKSVWGGIRLGWIRAERSTITRLALARTSNDLGNPTLEQLMLLRLLQQYDRVLDSRREQLRAGHALLTGLLRERFPTWRVPEVAGGLTLWVNIGTPLASQLALAARTHGVLIGAGPRFGLDGAFERYLRLPFCYPEPDTRAAIDGLERAWHDIAAHEPSRPVDDLLDTVV; encoded by the coding sequence GTGCCCTCCCTCACCCCCCGCCGATTGGCAGCCCAACTGGGCGACTGGCGGCCCAGCAACGGAGACCCGCTGTACGCGGCGCTCGCCGACCGCATCCGCCTGCTCATCCTCGACGGGCGCATCACCCTCGGCGCACGACTGCCCGCCGAGCGGCAGCTCGCCCAGCACGAAGACCTCAGCCGCACGACCGTCGCCGGCGCGTACGCCCGCCTGCGCGAGCTCGGGTTCCTCCAGAGCGTGCGCGGGTCAGGCAGCGTCGCCCGCCTGCCCGACGGGCCGGGCATCCCCGAACCGACCGCGACGACCGCGGGCCTCCTCGAATTCTCCAAGGCGACCCTCACGGCGATCCCCCTCGTCGCCGACGCCGCCCGCGACGCCGCCGCGATGCTGCCGCAGCACCTCGGTCTCGCCGGCTTCGACCTCTACGGCCTCACCGAGCTGCGGCAGGAGATCGCCGACCGCTACACGCGGCGCGGCCTGCCCACGACCGTCGACGAGGTCATGGTCACCCTCGGCGCCCAGCACGCGATCTCACTCGTCGCCCGCACGCTCGTCGCGCGCGGCGACCGCGTGCTCGTCGAATCGCCCAGCTACCCGCACGCACTCGAAGCCTTCCAGCAGGTCGGCGCCCGACTCGTGACCGTGCCCGTCACGACAGAGAGCGGCTGGTACGACGAGGCCCTCGAGCAGGTCTTCCCCCGCACAGCCCCCGCGCTCGCGTACCTCATGCCCGACTTCCACAACCCCACGACGCGCACGATGCCCGCGGCCCAGCGCGCGCGGGTCGTCGCCCTCGCCGAGCGCCATGGCACGACGATCGTCGCCGACGAGACCATGAGCGACCTCGGCTTCGACACCGATGCGCCCCCGCCGCTCGGCGTGCACGGCACCGTCATCACGATCGGCTCCGTCGGCAAGAGCGTGTGGGGCGGCATCCGCCTCGGCTGGATCCGCGCCGAGCGCTCCACCATCACGCGTCTCGCCCTCGCCCGCACGTCGAACGACCTCGGCAACCCCACCCTTGAGCAGCTCATGCTCCTGCGGCTCCTGCAGCAGTACGACCGGGTGCTCGACTCCCGCCGCGAGCAGCTGCGCGCCGGCCACGCACTGCTCACCGGCCTGCTGCGCGAGCGGTTCCCGACCTGGCGCGTGCCCGAGGTGGCCGGCGGCCTCACCCTGTGGGTCAACATTGGCACCCCGCTCGCCTCGCAGCTCGCCCTCGCCGCACGCACGCACGGCGTGCTCATCGGGGCGGGCCCGCGCTTCGGCCTCGACGGCGCCTTCGAGCGATACCTGCGCCTGCCGTTCTGCTACCCCGAACCCGATACGCGCGCCGCCATCGACGGGCTCGAGCGGGCGTGGCACGACATCGCCGCGCACGAGCCTTCCCGACCCGTCGACGATCTGCTCGATACCGTCGTGTAG
- a CDS encoding YczE/YyaS/YitT family protein yields MSSLQHPAPRLLVRRWTQLFIGLFLYGIALALMIEAAVGLDPWTVFAQGADLQTGWGIGLVTVLIGALVLLLWIPLRQKPGIGTVLNVLLVGPALEVGLWAFEVPEELWARILIFGGGLALLAVATGLYVGAGFGPGPRDGLMTGAHARFGFPIWAVRGTIELTVLTIGWLLGGNVGLGTVAFALLIGPMVHVTLPRLRVPLPSDAAHSGAAAAGAASAAPAAPAPATASADRGSAATPVAGPLQPGAPRPNPDDPTNPTAPIVVVGS; encoded by the coding sequence ATGTCGTCGCTCCAGCACCCTGCTCCTCGTCTCCTCGTGCGCCGCTGGACGCAGCTCTTCATCGGGCTCTTCCTCTATGGAATCGCCCTGGCTCTCATGATCGAGGCGGCCGTCGGGCTCGACCCGTGGACGGTCTTCGCCCAGGGCGCCGACCTGCAGACGGGGTGGGGAATTGGACTGGTCACGGTGCTGATTGGCGCCCTCGTGCTGCTGCTGTGGATTCCGCTGCGGCAGAAGCCCGGTATCGGCACGGTGCTCAACGTGCTGCTCGTGGGGCCGGCCCTCGAGGTGGGGCTGTGGGCGTTCGAGGTTCCCGAGGAGCTGTGGGCGCGCATCCTCATCTTCGGCGGCGGCCTCGCCCTGCTGGCCGTGGCGACCGGTCTCTACGTGGGCGCGGGGTTCGGCCCGGGGCCGCGCGACGGCCTCATGACGGGCGCGCACGCGCGCTTCGGGTTTCCGATCTGGGCGGTGCGCGGCACGATCGAGCTCACGGTGCTAACGATCGGCTGGCTGCTCGGCGGCAACGTCGGGCTCGGCACGGTCGCGTTCGCGCTGCTCATCGGGCCCATGGTGCACGTGACGCTGCCGCGGTTGCGCGTGCCGTTGCCGTCAGATGCTGCGCACTCCGGTGCCGCTGCTGCCGGTGCCGCTAGTGCCGCACCTGCTGCGCCAGCACCCGCGACGGCTTCTGCAGACCGCGGGTCGGCGGCTACGCCCGTCGCCGGCCCGCTCCAGCCTGGTGCGCCTCGCCCGAACCCTGACGACCCCACGAACCCGACGGCGCCGATCGTGGTGGTGGGCTCGTGA
- a CDS encoding MerR family transcriptional regulator: MQWSIQEIARLAGVTSRTLRHYDDVGLLPPTSIGTNGYRYYDEAALTRLQRILMLRELGLGLPAIAEVIAGQADDARALVTHLRWLENERARVERQIASVTTTIRKTEGGEQLMAEEMLDGFDHTVYKDEVVERWGADASARSDRWWRELGADGQARFQAEATEIQRGYAGAAEAGEPADAPSVQALTARHYAWVRAGWGGTAPSAEAYLGLGDMYVADPRFAQHYGGADGAAYVREAMRVYARNELA; this comes from the coding sequence ATGCAGTGGTCGATCCAGGAGATCGCCCGACTCGCGGGCGTCACGAGCCGCACCCTGCGGCACTACGACGACGTCGGACTGCTGCCCCCGACGAGCATCGGCACCAACGGGTACCGGTACTACGACGAGGCGGCGCTCACGCGCCTGCAGCGCATCCTCATGCTGCGCGAGCTCGGGCTCGGCCTGCCCGCGATCGCCGAGGTGATCGCCGGTCAGGCCGACGACGCCCGCGCGCTCGTCACCCACCTGCGCTGGCTCGAGAACGAGCGGGCGCGGGTCGAGCGGCAGATCGCGAGCGTGACCACGACCATTCGGAAGACGGAAGGAGGTGAACAACTGATGGCAGAAGAGATGTTGGACGGATTCGACCACACCGTCTACAAGGACGAGGTGGTCGAGCGCTGGGGCGCCGACGCCTCCGCGCGCAGCGACCGCTGGTGGCGCGAGCTGGGGGCCGACGGCCAGGCGCGATTCCAGGCTGAAGCAACCGAGATTCAGCGCGGCTACGCGGGCGCGGCCGAAGCGGGAGAGCCCGCCGACGCCCCGAGCGTGCAAGCGCTCACCGCGCGGCACTACGCGTGGGTGCGCGCGGGCTGGGGCGGCACGGCGCCGAGCGCCGAGGCGTACCTCGGGCTCGGCGACATGTACGTGGCCGACCCGCGCTTCGCGCAGCACTACGGCGGCGCCGACGGTGCCGCGTACGTGCGCGAGGCGATGCGCGTCTACGCGCGGAACGAACTCGCGTAG
- a CDS encoding DUF4097 family beta strand repeat-containing protein, whose protein sequence is MAQETWIVTDPTVIDLEIVRRLKVGLIGGQIDIVGDDEPGARVEVHSVSGRDLKVALEGDTLVIDHPQLKWETFFENFRLFGVKARAEVSILVPRTATLSFNAVSAEGLISGLHSEVTVNTVNGDVVLDGVVGDVSVHAVNGEVSVRGLHGDLTVQTVSGDVTASGEIRRFMCDGVSAHVVADLHGGPDRVRNSTVSGDLTVRLDAGRPAQYSISTLSGRLQLDDAQISGVKGQYTGRYGELAGSFTEVRAHSVSGDVSVVHTVRAASGDAAADGEPAASEAAS, encoded by the coding sequence ATGGCCCAGGAGACCTGGATCGTCACCGACCCGACCGTCATCGATCTGGAGATCGTGCGGCGGCTGAAGGTGGGCTTGATCGGCGGGCAGATCGACATCGTCGGCGACGACGAGCCGGGCGCCCGCGTGGAGGTGCACTCGGTGTCGGGTCGCGACCTCAAGGTGGCGCTCGAGGGCGACACACTCGTGATCGACCACCCGCAGCTGAAGTGGGAGACCTTCTTCGAGAACTTCCGCCTGTTCGGGGTGAAGGCGCGGGCAGAGGTGAGCATCCTGGTGCCGCGTACGGCGACGCTCTCGTTCAACGCCGTGTCGGCGGAGGGCCTCATCAGCGGGCTGCACTCCGAGGTGACCGTCAACACGGTGAACGGCGACGTGGTGCTCGACGGGGTCGTCGGCGACGTGTCGGTGCACGCGGTGAACGGCGAGGTGTCGGTGCGCGGGCTGCACGGCGATCTGACGGTGCAGACGGTGAGCGGCGACGTGACGGCGTCTGGTGAGATTCGCCGGTTCATGTGCGACGGCGTCTCGGCGCACGTGGTGGCCGACCTGCACGGCGGGCCCGATCGGGTGCGCAACAGCACGGTGTCGGGCGACCTGACGGTGCGGCTCGACGCGGGCCGCCCGGCCCAGTACTCGATCAGCACCCTGAGCGGTCGGCTGCAGCTGGACGACGCGCAGATCAGCGGGGTGAAGGGCCAGTACACGGGTCGCTACGGCGAGTTGGCGGGGTCGTTCACGGAGGTGCGCGCCCACTCGGTGTCGGGTGACGTGTCGGTCGTGCACACGGTGCGCGCAGCATCCGGTGATGCCGCTGCGGATGGCGAGCCTGCCGCTTCGGAGGCCGCCTCATGA
- a CDS encoding PadR family transcriptional regulator, with protein sequence MSPAVFGHGHLRLYLLFVLDERPMHGYEIIQALSDRFGGTYVPSAGTIYPRLAKLETEGLVTKESDGRKTVYALTDAGRAELNDRRDELEGIENGIGDSVRRLADEVRASVSEAMTTLRAELAAGREAGAASSATASSAARDAAREAHEAVRDATTSLHSTLHESRSDARAQVQRAEVLLAEFRQDVRTELRSAAARGDELEGAVDELESRLSRLRADVLRLVR encoded by the coding sequence ATGAGCCCCGCGGTCTTCGGCCACGGTCACTTGCGCCTGTACCTGCTGTTCGTGCTCGACGAGCGGCCGATGCACGGCTACGAGATCATCCAGGCGCTGAGCGACCGCTTCGGGGGCACGTACGTGCCGTCGGCGGGCACGATCTATCCGCGCCTGGCGAAGCTCGAGACGGAGGGGCTCGTCACGAAGGAGTCGGACGGCCGCAAGACGGTCTACGCGCTCACCGATGCGGGGCGGGCCGAGCTCAACGACCGGCGCGACGAGCTGGAGGGCATCGAGAACGGCATCGGCGATTCGGTGCGGCGCCTGGCCGACGAGGTGCGCGCGTCGGTGTCGGAGGCGATGACGACGCTGCGGGCCGAGCTTGCTGCGGGTCGCGAGGCGGGTGCCGCATCGTCGGCGACGGCGTCGAGCGCCGCGCGTGACGCCGCACGGGAGGCTCACGAGGCGGTGCGGGATGCGACGACGTCGCTGCATTCGACGCTGCACGAGTCGCGGTCGGATGCTCGGGCTCAGGTGCAGCGCGCCGAGGTGCTGCTCGCCGAGTTTCGTCAGGACGTGCGCACGGAGCTGCGCTCGGCGGCGGCGCGCGGAGACGAGCTCGAGGGCGCAGTCGACGAGCTCGAGTCGCGGTTGTCGCGCCTGCGCGCCGACGTGCTGAGGCTCGTGCGTTAG
- a CDS encoding fluoride efflux transporter FluC, whose protein sequence is MTAPVRSRAGASPRDLLAVFVGGLIGTTLRVLLDVAIVHDLEEFALSTLLVNVVGAFVLGLLVAALWPRVPGWVRVGLGPGILGSFTTFSALAVSIVALAQNGDVVGAILSIVLSIGFGMLAAWLGLVLGSRFPARVRWFALHGGG, encoded by the coding sequence GTGACGGCACCGGTACGCAGCAGGGCGGGCGCGTCCCCACGCGACCTGCTCGCCGTGTTCGTCGGCGGCCTCATCGGCACGACCCTGCGCGTGCTCCTCGACGTGGCGATCGTGCACGACCTGGAGGAGTTCGCCCTCAGCACCCTGCTCGTCAACGTCGTCGGAGCCTTCGTGCTCGGCCTGCTCGTCGCGGCCCTCTGGCCTCGCGTGCCGGGCTGGGTGCGCGTGGGGCTGGGGCCGGGCATCCTGGGGTCGTTCACGACGTTCTCGGCGCTCGCCGTCTCGATCGTCGCCCTCGCACAAAACGGCGATGTCGTGGGCGCGATCCTGTCGATCGTGCTCAGCATCGGGTTCGGGATGCTCGCCGCCTGGCTCGGCCTCGTCCTCGGTTCCCGGTTCCCGGCTCGCGTCCGGTGGTTCGCCCTCCATGGTGGAGGTTGA
- the crcB gene encoding fluoride efflux transporter CrcB, translating into MTPLVLLAVAVGGALGAVLRQLTSVSLAGRGRIPWGVLVVNVVGSFVAGLALAAPLDPTVQLIIVSGVCGGLTTFSTFAVETIQLVSEGKHRAATASVALNLALAVPATLLGLTAALLLV; encoded by the coding sequence GTGACCCCCCTCGTGCTGCTTGCCGTCGCCGTGGGCGGAGCCCTCGGCGCCGTCCTCCGTCAGCTCACCTCGGTGAGCCTCGCGGGCCGCGGTCGCATCCCGTGGGGAGTGCTCGTGGTCAACGTCGTCGGGTCATTCGTGGCCGGGCTCGCGCTCGCCGCCCCGCTCGACCCCACCGTGCAGCTGATCATCGTGAGCGGCGTGTGCGGGGGCCTCACGACCTTCAGCACGTTCGCCGTCGAGACGATCCAGCTCGTGTCGGAGGGCAAGCACCGCGCTGCAACCGCGAGCGTCGCCCTCAACCTCGCCCTCGCCGTTCCTGCCACGCTCCTCGGGCTCACCGCCGCGTTGCTACTCGTCTGA
- a CDS encoding NAD(P)-binding domain-containing protein, with product MSAPDLTTSCVVIGAGQAGLSVAFYLRRLGLEPGEEFVVLDRGPRTGGAWQHRWEALRLGSAHRVNDLPGMDELGLSFETADHHAPARDVVADYYAQYEEHYGLQVVRPASVTRVEDLGGPLLVRFDTENGPLELAGSTIVNATGTWGSPFVPHYPGIREFEGRHVHTAEYTDATDFTDQDVVVVGAGTSAIGFILELEPHARSITWATRRPPQFLDEAVLNLEAAEKAVAAQDDAARAGRALPSIVSGTGVPRTRRIQAAVDRGVLEYRPMFDRIEPDGVRWDEFDVFQPAQAIVWATGFRPELRHLAPLKLREKEGGVTVASHHSERDPRVFFAGYGPAASTIGANRAGRNIARQVVATLSKMGR from the coding sequence GTGAGCGCGCCCGATCTGACCACCTCCTGCGTGGTCATCGGTGCGGGCCAAGCAGGTCTCTCGGTCGCCTTCTATCTGCGCCGCCTCGGCCTCGAGCCGGGCGAGGAGTTCGTGGTGCTCGATCGCGGGCCGCGCACGGGCGGCGCGTGGCAGCACCGTTGGGAGGCGCTGCGGCTCGGTTCGGCGCACCGCGTCAACGACCTGCCGGGCATGGACGAGCTCGGCCTGAGCTTCGAGACGGCCGACCACCACGCGCCCGCGCGCGACGTCGTCGCCGACTACTACGCGCAGTACGAGGAGCACTACGGCCTGCAGGTCGTGCGGCCCGCGTCGGTCACGCGCGTGGAGGATCTCGGCGGGCCGCTGCTCGTGCGCTTCGACACGGAGAACGGGCCGTTGGAGCTCGCCGGGTCGACGATCGTCAATGCGACCGGAACGTGGGGCTCGCCGTTCGTGCCGCATTATCCGGGCATCCGCGAATTCGAGGGCCGTCACGTGCACACGGCCGAGTACACGGATGCGACCGATTTCACGGATCAGGATGTCGTCGTCGTCGGGGCCGGTACGAGCGCTATCGGCTTCATTCTCGAGCTCGAGCCACACGCGCGCAGCATCACGTGGGCGACGCGGCGGCCGCCCCAGTTCCTCGACGAGGCCGTGCTCAACCTCGAGGCCGCCGAGAAGGCCGTCGCTGCGCAGGACGACGCGGCGCGCGCCGGTCGGGCGCTGCCGAGCATCGTGAGCGGCACGGGCGTGCCCCGCACGCGGCGCATCCAGGCGGCGGTCGATCGGGGCGTGCTCGAGTATCGGCCGATGTTCGACCGCATCGAGCCGGACGGTGTTCGCTGGGACGAGTTCGACGTCTTCCAGCCGGCGCAGGCGATCGTGTGGGCGACGGGCTTCCGCCCCGAGCTGCGGCACCTCGCCCCCCTCAAGCTGCGCGAGAAGGAGGGCGGCGTGACCGTCGCGAGCCACCACTCGGAGCGCGATCCGCGCGTCTTCTTCGCCGGCTACGGGCCCGCTGCCTCGACCATCGGCGCGAACCGGGCCGGGCGCAACATCGCGCGGCAGGTCGTCGCGACGCTCAGCAAGATGGGACGGTAG
- a CDS encoding DUF3073 domain-containing protein produces the protein MGRGRQKAKHTKVARELKYSSPNTNLSALERELGVPSSEPDYEDKWAHLVEDDDETEDDAQTA, from the coding sequence ATGGGGCGCGGCCGACAGAAGGCAAAGCACACCAAGGTGGCACGCGAGCTGAAGTACTCCAGCCCGAACACCAACCTCAGCGCGCTCGAGCGTGAGCTCGGCGTGCCCTCGAGCGAACCCGACTACGAAGACAAGTGGGCGCACCTCGTTGAGGACGACGACGAGACGGAAGACGACGCGCAGACTGCGTGA
- a CDS encoding type II toxin-antitoxin system Phd/YefM family antitoxin, giving the protein MAEVGIRALKQNASAVVADAAAGETVTITDRGRPVAQLTSIAASPLQRMLANGTARRARRDLASLPAPTEAPPLTPVLAEIRDDERY; this is encoded by the coding sequence ATGGCAGAAGTCGGAATTCGAGCGCTCAAGCAGAACGCGTCCGCGGTGGTGGCCGACGCGGCTGCCGGCGAGACGGTCACGATCACTGATCGTGGTCGCCCGGTGGCGCAGCTGACCTCGATCGCGGCATCGCCACTGCAGCGCATGCTGGCCAACGGCACGGCGCGCCGTGCGCGTCGTGACCTCGCCTCGCTTCCCGCGCCAACCGAGGCCCCGCCTCTGACTCCCGTCCTGGCCGAGATCCGCGACGACGAGCGCTACTGA
- a CDS encoding type II toxin-antitoxin system VapC family toxin — protein MRDAARVSTVEPVSSDLTRTELLRTVRRGAPDRLVSAREVLEALTLVPVTTEVCEAAGRLEPRTLRALDALHLASALGLGDDLEAVVTYDHRLADACRANGVAVLAPH, from the coding sequence TTGCGAGACGCCGCGCGCGTATCGACGGTCGAACCCGTCAGCAGCGACCTCACGCGAACCGAGCTCCTTCGCACGGTTCGTCGCGGTGCTCCAGACCGCCTGGTGTCGGCACGTGAAGTGCTCGAGGCGCTCACACTCGTACCGGTGACGACCGAAGTGTGTGAAGCGGCCGGGAGGCTCGAACCTCGAACACTGCGTGCTCTCGATGCTCTGCACCTGGCTTCAGCGCTGGGCCTCGGGGACGATCTGGAGGCCGTCGTCACGTACGACCACCGCCTCGCCGACGCGTGCCGCGCGAACGGTGTCGCGGTGCTCGCGCCGCACTGA
- the purM gene encoding phosphoribosylformylglycinamidine cyclo-ligase — translation MTNSYAAAGVDTAAGDRAVELMKASVTATHGPEIVGGVGGFAGLFDASALLGYRRPLLASSTDGVGTKVAIAQALDIHDTIGQDLVAMVVDDIVVVGAKPLVMTDYIACGKLHPERIADIVRGIAEACSATGTALVGGETAEHPGLLGPDDYDVAGAAVGVVEADELLGPDRVRDGDVVVGMASSGLHSNGFSLVRHILAERGIGYHDELAEFGGVVGETLLTPTALYTAPLLELLAEHPGAVHALSHVTGGGLAANLARVLPFGSWVELDRTSWSPPSVFRVLADLAGDSLESTEGTWNLGIGMLAVVAQDRAADVVAALESRSVPAWVAGSVSTAAREFDGFEQGAKGVTGGAARLVGSYRA, via the coding sequence ATGACGAACTCCTACGCCGCGGCAGGCGTCGACACGGCCGCGGGGGATCGCGCCGTCGAGCTCATGAAGGCCTCCGTCACGGCCACGCACGGCCCCGAGATCGTCGGCGGCGTGGGCGGTTTCGCCGGGCTCTTCGACGCGAGCGCCCTGCTCGGCTACCGCCGCCCGCTCCTCGCCTCGAGCACCGACGGCGTCGGCACGAAGGTCGCGATCGCGCAGGCCCTCGACATTCACGACACGATCGGGCAGGACCTCGTGGCGATGGTCGTCGACGACATCGTCGTGGTCGGCGCGAAGCCCCTCGTCATGACCGACTACATCGCGTGCGGCAAGCTGCACCCCGAGCGCATCGCCGACATCGTGCGCGGCATCGCCGAGGCCTGCTCCGCGACGGGCACCGCCCTCGTCGGCGGTGAGACCGCTGAGCACCCCGGGCTCTTGGGGCCGGACGACTACGACGTCGCGGGCGCCGCGGTCGGCGTCGTCGAGGCCGATGAGCTGCTCGGCCCCGACCGCGTGCGCGACGGCGACGTGGTCGTCGGGATGGCGTCGAGCGGGCTGCACAGCAACGGCTTCTCGCTCGTGCGGCACATCTTGGCCGAGCGCGGCATCGGGTACCACGATGAGCTGGCCGAGTTCGGGGGCGTCGTGGGCGAGACGCTCCTGACTCCCACCGCGCTCTACACGGCGCCGTTGCTCGAGCTGCTCGCCGAGCATCCGGGAGCCGTTCACGCGCTCAGCCACGTGACCGGCGGCGGCCTCGCCGCGAACCTGGCGCGCGTGCTGCCCTTCGGCAGCTGGGTCGAGCTCGACCGCACGAGCTGGAGCCCGCCGAGCGTCTTCCGCGTGCTCGCCGACCTCGCCGGCGACAGCCTCGAGTCGACCGAGGGAACGTGGAACCTCGGTATCGGGATGCTCGCCGTCGTCGCGCAGGACCGTGCGGCCGACGTCGTCGCGGCTCTCGAGTCGCGCTCAGTGCCCGCATGGGTGGCGGGCAGCGTGTCGACTGCGGCGCGCGAATTCGACGGGTTCGAGCAGGGCGCCAAGGGCGTCACGGGGGGAGCCGCGCGGCTCGTCGGTTCCTACCGGGCCTGA
- the purF gene encoding amidophosphoribosyltransferase, which translates to MCGIVGIVSSSPVNQQVYDALALLQHRGQDSTGIATAEGRVLHFVKAKGQVREAYRTRDMRSLLGTMGLGHVRYATRGSASKEEEAQPFYVNAPYGIILVHNGNLTNTRELTRELFEVDRRHLNTNSDTELLVNVLAHELQQQVSGEDLDPDQVFAAISRLHERVEGSYAAIALIAGHGLLAFRDPFGIRPLVLGRRTTGLTGDEWIVASESLVLEAGDYEIVRDLAPGEAVFIASNGEMVSRQCAANPRLAPCSFEYVYLARPDSVMNGISVYEARLRLGNRLATSIERYAPTGNIDVVMPIPDSSRPAAMQVAQKLGIEYREGFYKNRYVGRTFIMPGQSERKKSVKQKLNAMSSEFAGKNILIVDDSIVRGTTSREIVEMARAAGANEVTFTSAAPPVRYPHVYGINMPTSRELVAHGRKIPEIAQEMGADHLIYQEVEDMQAAILEGSGITELEMSCFTGDYITGTVSPEYLAWVEANQNS; encoded by the coding sequence ATGTGCGGCATCGTGGGGATCGTCTCGTCGAGCCCCGTCAATCAGCAGGTCTACGACGCACTCGCCCTCCTGCAGCATCGGGGCCAGGATTCGACCGGCATCGCGACCGCCGAAGGGCGCGTGCTGCACTTCGTCAAGGCGAAGGGTCAGGTGCGCGAGGCCTACCGCACGCGCGACATGCGCTCGCTCCTCGGCACGATGGGGCTCGGCCACGTGCGGTACGCGACGCGCGGCTCCGCCTCCAAGGAGGAGGAGGCGCAGCCGTTCTACGTGAACGCGCCGTACGGCATCATCCTCGTCCACAACGGCAACCTCACGAACACGCGCGAGCTCACGCGCGAGCTGTTCGAGGTCGACCGCCGGCACCTCAACACCAATAGCGACACCGAGCTGCTCGTCAACGTGCTCGCCCACGAGCTGCAGCAGCAGGTGAGCGGGGAGGATCTCGACCCCGACCAGGTGTTCGCCGCGATCAGCCGCCTGCACGAGCGCGTCGAAGGCTCATACGCCGCCATCGCCCTCATCGCCGGCCACGGTCTACTCGCCTTCCGCGACCCGTTCGGCATTCGCCCCCTCGTGCTCGGGCGCCGCACGACGGGCCTCACCGGCGACGAATGGATCGTCGCGAGCGAGTCGCTCGTGCTCGAAGCCGGCGACTACGAGATCGTGCGCGACCTCGCCCCCGGCGAGGCCGTGTTCATCGCCTCCAACGGCGAGATGGTCTCCCGCCAGTGCGCCGCGAACCCGCGCCTCGCGCCGTGCTCGTTCGAGTACGTGTACCTCGCGCGGCCCGACTCGGTCATGAACGGCATCTCCGTCTACGAGGCGCGCCTGCGGCTCGGCAACCGGCTCGCGACCTCGATCGAGCGCTACGCCCCCACGGGCAATATCGACGTCGTCATGCCGATCCCCGACTCCTCGAGGCCCGCCGCGATGCAGGTCGCCCAGAAGCTCGGCATCGAGTACCGCGAAGGCTTCTACAAGAACCGCTACGTGGGCCGCACGTTCATCATGCCGGGGCAGTCGGAGCGCAAGAAGAGCGTCAAGCAGAAGCTCAACGCCATGTCGAGCGAGTTCGCCGGCAAGAACATCCTCATCGTCGACGACTCGATCGTGCGCGGCACCACCTCGCGCGAGATCGTCGAGATGGCGCGCGCCGCCGGCGCCAATGAAGTCACCTTCACCTCGGCGGCCCCGCCCGTGCGCTACCCGCACGTCTACGGCATCAACATGCCCACCTCGCGCGAGCTCGTGGCCCACGGCCGCAAGATTCCCGAGATCGCCCAGGAGATGGGGGCAGACCACCTCATCTACCAGGAGGTGGAGGACATGCAGGCGGCGATTCTCGAGGGCAGCGGCATCACCGAGCTCGAGATGAGCTGCTTCACCGGCGACTACATCACCGGCACCGTGAGCCCCGAGTACCTCGCGTGGGTCGAGGCCAACCAGAACAGCTAG
- a CDS encoding sterol carrier family protein: MARPRIDDAEGRAAVRAVTEASSPAAGGDTDAPPPRETLALAVRYTLQLLAETAPGRSVEVRVPPFGAVQVVEGVRHTRGTPPNVVELDAQTFLDIATGGLSWSQASQAGRVRASGSRSDLSALFPLELP; the protein is encoded by the coding sequence ATGGCCAGGCCCCGCATCGACGACGCCGAGGGACGCGCTGCCGTGCGGGCGGTCACCGAGGCGAGCTCTCCGGCCGCGGGGGGCGATACGGATGCTCCGCCCCCGCGCGAGACGCTCGCACTCGCCGTGCGCTACACGCTGCAGCTGCTCGCCGAGACGGCGCCGGGCCGCTCGGTGGAGGTGCGGGTTCCCCCGTTCGGCGCCGTGCAGGTCGTCGAGGGCGTGCGGCACACGCGCGGCACGCCGCCCAACGTCGTGGAGCTCGACGCGCAGACCTTCCTCGACATCGCGACCGGCGGCCTCTCGTGGTCGCAGGCCTCGCAGGCCGGTCGCGTGCGCGCGTCAGGCAGTCGCTCCGACCTGTCGGCGCTGTTCCCGCTCGAGCTGCCCTGA